Proteins from a single region of Hordeum vulgare subsp. vulgare chromosome 6H, MorexV3_pseudomolecules_assembly, whole genome shotgun sequence:
- the LOC123402792 gene encoding disease resistance protein RGA5-like gives MELAVGAMGSLLLKLGKLLEEQYKLQKSVKSDFQYLQRELQSMHAALSEVAEVPREQLKQQDRLWATDVRELSQDIEDVVDNFLVRIEGPKSEPAANPDCLRGLIVNMTKLKKWKARRQIAAAIKDIKEQVHEVANRDGRYRGPHGVVSHLTAIAATRVTTTVDPVLIALYGDQKKLIAISDAKDEIIKKLSEGDDVSMKHLKILSVVGFGGLGKTTLAKAVYDELRGQFGSWAFVTVSQNPDVRKVLRDLLYQLDNEKYKDLGGAILFMAETELIEKLQESLRTKRYFIVIDDLWDVKVWDTIRYALVDSNQGSRIITTTRNRDVSKACCSFNDDIIYNMKPLSETNSQILFHKRIFASDTGCPRELEQVSKDILKKCGGVPLAIITIASHLAGDQQIKPMDQWYSLLNSIGRGLTRGGDVEEMRRILSLSYYDLPYRLRTCLLHLSIFPEDTEISKGRLIKRWIAEGLFQGENHEASLFDLGESYFNTLINRSMIEPVGISVEGRARACRVHDMMLDLICDLSSEENFVTVLDVIKGDTPLERKIRRMSLQKSMENLATIWLDSASMSQVRSFTIFSPASNQMPCLSRFQVLRVLDLEGCCLGESWHLNLRHIGKLLHLRYLGLRGTQAHELPMEIGMLKFLQTLDLRGTWAELPSSVVGLEHLIFLHLSLVMELPIGLRNLTSLEELTGVHVGSFCAKIVKELGYLTKLRVLDINWRGSEKNREDRDLADFLCSLHNLQNLEIRGGDDHVYLRRDWVPSPHLRRLVLHGWLQELPTWLSTSSLPLLSYLDINVRQVLSKDIQTVGMLKSLHFVSLKTGTGQCDVERLVLLRK, from the exons ATGGAACTCGCAGTGGGGGCCATGGGCTCCCTCCTCCTCAAGCTCGGCAAGCTTCTAGAGGAGCAGTACAAGCTTCAGAAGAGCGTGAAGAGTGACTTCCAGTATCTTCAAAGAGAGCTGCAGAGCATGCATGCTGCCCTGAGCGAGGTGGCGGAGGTGCCCCGAGAGCAGCTCAAGCAGCAGGACAGGCTTTGGGCCACTGATGTGAGGGAGCTGTCCCAGGACATAGAGGATGTCGTGGATAACTTCCTAGTTCGCATCGAGGGCCCTAAATCTGAGCCAGCTGCTAACCCGGATTGTTTGAGGGGGCTCATAGTGAATATGACCAAGTTGAAGAAATGGAAGGCTCGCCGTCAGATTGCTGCCGCCATTAAAGATATCAAAGAGCAGGTCCATGAAGTGGCCAACCGAGATGGCAGGTACAGGGGTCCTCATGGTGTGGTTTCGCATCTAACTGCAATTGCAGCCACACGGGTCACAACCACTGTGGATCCTGTCCTGATAGCCCTGTATGGAGACCAGAAAAAACTTATTGCCATTAGTGATGCAAAGGATGAGATTATCAAGAAGCTCTCTGAGGGGGATGATGTATCCATGAAACACCTCAAGATACTTTCTGTCGTTGGATTTGGAGGATTGGGCAAGACAACTCTTGCTAAAGCAGTATATGATGAGCTTCGAGGGCAGTTCGGTTCTTGGGCATTTGTGACGGTTTCTCAGAATCCTGACGTAAGAAAAGTTCTTAGGGACCTTCTATATCAACTTGACAATGAGAAGTATAAGGATTTGGGTGGAGCAATATTATTCATGGCTGAAACAGAACTCATTGAAAAACTCCAAGAATCACTTAGGACTAAGAG GTATTTCATTGTCATTGATGATCTATGGGATGTAAAAGTATGGGACACTATCAGATATGCTCTGGTGGATAGTAATCAGGGAAGCAGAATAATCACTACAACACGCAATCGTGATGTTTCTAAAGCGTGTTGCTCTTTTAATGATGATATAATTTACAACATGAAACCTCTTTCAGAGACTAATTCCCAGATTCTCTTCCATAAAAGAATATTTGCAAGCGACACTGGTTGTCCTCGGGAGCTGGAGCAAGTGTCTAAAGATATCTTGAAGAAATGTGGCGGGGTGCCATTAGCTATTATTACTATAGCTAGTCATTTGGCTGGTGATCAGCAGATAAAACCAATGGATCAATGGTATTCTTTGCTGAACTCTATTGGACGTGGACTTACAAGAGGTGGGGATGTGGAGGAAATGAGGAGGATATTATCTCTTAGCTACTATGATCTCCCTTACCGTCTAAGAACTTGTTTATTGCATCTAAGTATCTTTCCGGAAGATACTGAAATTAGTAAAGGTCGGTTGATCAAGAGATGGATAGCTGAAGGCCTTTTCCAAGGTGAAAATCATGAAGCTAGCCTATTTGATCTTGGAGAGAGTTACTTCAACACACTCATAAATAGAAGCATGATTGAACCGGTAGGCATCAGTGTTGAAGGCAGGGCGAGAGCTTGtcgtgtacacgacatgatgcttgatctcatatgtgacttgtcaAGTGAAGAAAATTTTGTTACTGTATTGGATGTTATCAAGGGAGACACACCTCTGGAAAGAAAGATCCGCAGGATGTCCCTCCAAAAAAGCATGGAAAATCTTGCCACCATTTGGTTGGATAGCGCAAGCATGTCACAAGTGAGGTCCTTCACTATTTTCAGTCCTGCTTCTAATCAGATGCCTTGTCTTTCGAGATTTCAAGTTTTACGTGTTTTGGATCTAGAAGGTTGTTGTCTCGGGGAAAGTTGGCATCTTAATCTGAGGCATATTGGGAAACTTTTACACCTGAGGTACCTAGGGCTGAGGGGCACACAAGCTCATGAGCTCCCTATGGAAATAGGAATGCTAAAGTTTTTGCAAACACTAGATTTGAGAGGGACCTGGGCAGAATTGCCATCAAGTGTTGTTGGACTTGAGCATTTGATTTTCCTGCATCTTTCTTTAGTTATGGAATTGCCAATTGGGTTGAGGAATCTGACGTCCCTTGAAGAGTTGACTGGAGTGCATGTGGGTTCGTTTTGTGCAAAAATTGTGAAAGAGTTGGGTTATCTGACCAAACTTAGGGTGCTTGACATTAATTGGAGAGGGTCGGAGAAAAATAGAGAGGATCGAGATCTTGCAGATTTCTTGTGCAGCCTACACAACCTCCAGAATCTAGAAATCCGTGGTGGTGATGACCATGTCTATCTAAGGCGGGACTGGGTGCCCTCTCCTCACCTCCGTAGACTTGTGTTGCACGGATGGTTACAGGAGTTGCCAACATGGCTAAGCACCTCGTCGCTCCCCCTACTTTCCTACCTGGATATAAATGTCCGTCAAGTGTTGTCGAAGGACATTCAGACCGTTGGGATGCTGAAATCTCTTCATTTTGTCAGTCTGAAAACAGGCACTGGACAGTGTGATGTGGAGAGGTTGGTGCTGTTGagaaaatag